The Aspergillus flavus chromosome 2, complete sequence region CATCACACTGGGGGTACGGTCATCAGCCGAACTTGAGGAATGCGGTTCAGCAAGACGAAAGAAAGGCttactttttgttttcgCCGTCGACAGCGCTCACAGGCGGCAGCACTCCGAGTGAGTCCACGACGGTGGCGCCGAGGAACTGGGCTGGAAGATGGAGTTGCCATGGATTAAATCGCCGGGAGTTCACATTTCCCCCCTGAGAATCGCCACTTAACTGGGCATATTTGCGGTGCTGAGCGCCTTCTCCACATTCTGTCCCTGAGAGAAAATGCAATCGAGCTAAATCGACCGTTTACATTTGGATCGAGGGCACGTGATCCAGATGGACTGCCCCGTTCAATGAGCCAATCACGTTTTGATCATTTAACAATCATTTCATGCATACATGAGGATACTTAACCTTGGGACAAAGCTCATACTGTAGGCGCTGATACATATGCATCTAACTCTTAGTTTGCGAATCCAGCATTCTATCTTTTATACATGTCATCTATGTGCCCAGTAAATTCATGCCCTTCAGTCTGTTTACATCGACTCATCCTTCCAAAATATGCGTCCCTCAAAGAGACGGCGAGCTGTCCTAAAAACGGTAGCAGCCGAAAGTGCTCCATTAGGATCAAAGTCTGCTCCAACCAGTAGGTTGCCGCTGGTATGTCCGATGGTGATACCCGCCTGATCCACAGGTTGTTTGCTAGCAACATCAGCCACGGTGCTCCCCTGGACTCGAGCGGCAGAGGCCAGAGCCAGAGCTACAGTGATTGGGACCGCCTTGTGGGGTTGCCCGACGGAGATCGAGCGGGCGAGAACGTCCACATCACTGGCAGTCTGTTTCTGTTGGACCGCTCGTTCATTTTCGGGCGGCGTTGACACTAGACAGATTTTGGGTACACTCCCAGGAATAGTCTCTGGCGTTGATGCTAAGCCCATCTTCACTCCTGCTTGACGACGGATTGAATCTAGACGTGCTAGCAAGTCTGGATGCACTTCTATCTCGTCGGGGGTCAGATTCCCGTCCACGCCAAGGTCACTGGCGCGGACAAAGGTACAGGGGTTGGCGACATCAATGCATGTTGCTGCTACCCCATCGAATGTATCAACTACATTTCCTGTAGGGAGTAGTTTCCCGGTTCGAGACCCAGCTGGGTTCAAGAAATCGAGTTTAATGCGTGCTGCTGTGCTTGCAACGCCATCGATGGCGAACGTACCGCTCGAGGCGGCCTCGCCATCAACAACTGGAAAAGTCGCACGAATGACTTTGCCCGTGTTGGTATTATGGATTCGTATTGACGCATCAGTCGCGTTGGAAGACACCTGGACAAGCTTAGAGTCGACGGCAAAGGGACCAACTGCACTGATCATGTTCCCACAGTTGCTTGAGTAATCAACATCTGGTGTCTTGACCCCCAGGGAAACGAAAGTGTAGTCGACATCAGCCTCTGGATGTTGTGATTTGCCGACGATGCAGATTTTGGAGAGACTGGAGATCCCCCCACCAAGCCCATCAAGCTGACGACCGTAGGGATCGGGACTGCCAATCACATCCAAAAAGATAGGATCCCAAGATTTTCTGTCACGAGGTAGATCTTCCTGCCGGAAGAAGACCGCCCTCGACGTTCCTCCCCGATAGTAAGCTGCAGGAAGAGAGCGCTGTTTCTTCATTCGAAATTGTTCGTTTTGTTGCTGGCATAGACTATAAGAATGAGATACCCATCGTCTGGATGAAAACCCTGAGATGGACAAATGCCCTGAGAGACGCTGTGGAAAGGGTGTTGTGCGTGATAGCATACCGGCCAGGATAGTGTCAAGgtacagaaagaaaagaataacaaATACGATCTAACTAGGTATGGAGTACTGAATGAGACTGTCTGCGATGCCTTTAGTGGTCAGAAACTGAAGTTTCATATAAGGCGAGCTTCTCGGTCGAGCTTCGGATAGATCCGATGCTATGATCAGATGATCTCAACCGCATAAGTGAACTATTTTTGCCCTATAGAGTAGATCCCATTGAGACGGCTCATCTGC contains the following coding sequences:
- a CDS encoding DUF453 domain protein, translated to MKKQRSLPAAYYRGGTSRAVFFRQEDLPRDRKSWDPIFLDVIGSPDPYGRQLDGLGGGISSLSKICIVGKSQHPEADVDYTFVSLGVKTPDVDYSSNCGNMISAVGPFAVDSKLVQVSSNATDASIRIHNTNTGKVIRATFPVVDGEAASSGTFAIDGVASTAARIKLDFLNPAGSRTGKLLPTGNVVDTFDGVAATCIDVANPCTFVRASDLGVDGNLTPDEIEVHPDLLARLDSIRRQAGVKMGLASTPETIPGSVPKICLVSTPPENERAVQQKQTASDVDVLARSISVGQPHKAVPITVALALASAARVQGSTVADVASKQPVDQAGITIGHTSGNLLVGADFDPNGALSAATVFRTARRLFEGRIFWKDESM